A stretch of DNA from Hoeflea ulvae:
GATCGCCTCACGGTGATCGAGGGCACGCTGGGCAAGGCATTCGGCGTCATGGGTGGCTACATCACCGGAACCCGCGCCCTGTGCGACTTCATCCGCAGCTTCGCCTCGGGCTTCATCTTCACCACCGCGCTGCCGCCGTCACTCGCCGCCGGTGCGGCAGCCTCGATCCGCCACCTCAAGGCAAGCCAGCTTGAGCGCCGCCGGCATCAGGACACAGTCGCCAAGGTGCGCAAGGCACTGGATGTGCACGGCATTCCGCACATGCCCAATCCCAGCCACATCGTTCCGGTGCTGGTCGGCAATGCATCGAAATGCAAGTGGATTTCCGACGTGCTGATGGACCAGCACGGGATCTATGTGCAGCCGATCAATTATCCGACCGTGCCGGTCAAGACCGAGCGCCTGCGGATTACGCCGACGCCGATGCATACCGACGCCGACATCCGGCATCTGGCCGGTGCGCTCAGCGAGTTGTGGTCGCAATGCGCTCTGGCGCGGGCCGTCGCCTGATCCCGGACACGTGATTTCAAATGAAAAAGACCCTGATCTGGACAGCCGGATCAGGGTCTTTGCTTTTTGTGAACTGCTCTCTTTCAAGACCTCATGTGAGACCTGACGCGCTCTAACCGGCCTTTTTCTCGGTGGTCTCGGCGTCATCGCGCACCGGCGCGCAAAACAGCGTGTAGAGCGTCCCGATCACCGAGGAAACCTCGTGATTGAGGATCGAATAATAGATCATGCGTCCTTCGCGCCGGGTGTTGACCAGACCGTCGAGACGCAGCCGCGCCAATTGCTGCGACACCGCCGCCTGCGGCATGGCCAGGATCTCTTCGAGTTCCGAGACGGATTTTTCGCCTTCGGCCAGAATGCACAGGATCATCAACCGGGTTTCATGGCTCAGCGATTTGAGCAGGTCGCTCGCCTTGCGGGCCTGGACCATCAGCACACTGAGTTCTTCCGGCGCCATTCCGGTCTTGATATGGGGTAGTGTCATTTGTTTTACTCGATGACCATTGTTTCTTAGATGGTAGCGGGAACATCAGAAACAAGGACTGTTCCGCGACCATTAAAAGGCCCCGCCGACAGCTGCGTCAGGACGATTCGCAACAGGTTAGGGATCAGTGTTGCTGGCAAACCTACCTGATTTTTGTCAGGCCCCGCAATATGCCGGGCCATTTTTCTGACCGCCGGGTCCTTTGTTCCTGCTGTCCGGGCGCTCCCGAGCCGAAATTTCTTGCCCATGGCCGCACTCCGGCCCTAGTCTGCGGGTGAAATTCAGTCACCTGCAAGTCCGTGCCACCCAGAAGCGCGACCAGGACCGGGACGAATTGACATTGCCCGCCAGCTTGCGGGCCGGGGAGGTCTTCATGTCTGCCATCCATCGCATTGTGCCGCTGATCATCGCCTTGCTGCTGCCGGTGCCGGCAATGGCGCAGGAAGGCTCCCGCCGTATCGAAACCACTCCGAATGCCGATTATTTCGGCTTCGACCTGCGCACAGTGCAGGGCATTGTGCTCAAGGAATGCGAGACCATCTGCCTGGGCGACAGCCAGTGCAAGGCCTTCACCTATAACGTCAATGCCGGCTGGTGCTTCCTCAAATCCGATTATGACACGCTCAATCCCTTCACCGGTGCCGTGGCGGGCCGGGTTGTCAGCGATGCGGCCGAGCCCGACCTGGGTGCCGCCCCCGATCTGGCTTTCGTGCCTGCGTCGCTGCTTGATGCCGCGCGGACATACCGGGAGCGGATTATTGCGCGCGACGGCGCCTCCCGACGGGACCCGGTCACGCTGCTGCGCCTTGCCGAAGCCTCCATTGCTGCCGGCGACATGGAGGGCGCGGTGCGCAATTATGCCGTCGCCGTGGCGGCCGATCCGGAGCGAAGCCCGGCATGGACCGAGCTTTCGCGTGCAGCCTCTTCCTATGCGCCGCAGGATGCGCAGCTGACCCGGAGCCTGCGCTCGGTCGCGGTATCTGCAGCAATCAATGGCTACTGGACATCGAGGACCGTTTCGACGCGCGCCGATGCCCTGGCCGCACTGGGGGAAGCGCTCGAGGGTGTGCAGAACTGGCGGCCGGCGATCTCGGCCTACCTGGCCAGCCTTGAGCTGCGCGAAGTGCCCGCCTTGCGCAGCACCTATGCGGATTTGCGCAACCGGTACGGATTCCGGGTGGTGGACAACACCGTCGACGCCGACAGCGAGACGCCGCGGGTTTGCGTCCAGTTCTCGGAGAACCTGGTAAAAGGCGAGGATTACTCGCGGTTTGTCGCCCTCAACGGCGCCAGCGACATCGCCATTGAAACCGATGACCGGCAGATCTGTGTCAACGGGCTTGAGCACGGCCAGCGCTACCGGCTGGTCCTGCGCCAGGGGCTGCCCTCGGCGGTGGACGAGGTCCTGGAGGCGCCGGTGGAATTGTCACTCTATGTGCGCGACCGTGCGCCTGCTGCCCGGTTCACCGGCTCGAACTTTGTGCTGCCGGCCAAATCGCGGCTGGGCATTCCGCTTGTCACCATCAATGCGCCGTCTGCCGATCTGAAACTGTTTCGCGTCGGCGACCGGGCGCTGTCGCGCATCATCAGCAGCTCGGATTTTCTCAACCAGCTGGACAGCTACTCGATCGACAATATTTTGCAGGATGTCGGTTCCGCGGTCTGGGAAGGCGCTGTCGATGTTGACAGCGTGCCCAATCGCGAAGTCATCACCAGCATCCCGGTCGACACCTTGCTGTCCGAGCGCGAGCCGGGTGTCTATGTGCTGACCGCTGTGCCGCTGGGCGACAAGAGCGAGAACTGGGATGCCCGCGCCACCCAGTGGTTTGTCATTTCCGATATCGGGGTGACGACCTTTGCAGGCGACGACGGACTGTCGGTGTTCCTGCGGTCGCTGGATTCGGCCGAACCGCTGGGCGAGGTCAAGCTGACGCTGCTTGCCCGTAACAACGAGGTGCTGGGCGAGGCTGTCACCGATGCCGATGGCCGCGCCACTTTCCAGCCCGGCCTGATCCGCGGTCAATCCGGCCTGGCGCCGGCTGCCCTTCTGGCCAAGGGACCGGACGGCGATTTCGTCTTTCTCGATCTGACCCGGGGCGGTTTTGATCTTTCCGACCGCGGCGTGGCCGGACGGGCTTCGCCCGGTGGCGTCGATGTCATGGCCTGGACCGAACGCGGCATCTACCGTGCCGGCGAGACCGTTCATCTGGCAGCCCTGGCCGGGGATGGCACGACCGAGGCGCTGGCGGACCTGCCGCTGACCATCATCGTGCAACGGCCCGATGGGGTCGAGGATCGCCGGGTGATCTCCGATGGCGCAGCCCTTGGCGGCCATGCGGTGGCAATCGATCTTCCCGACAATGCCATGCAGGGCGGCTGGCGGGCCGCCTTGCACACCGACCCGAAGCGTCCGGCGATTGCCGAAGTGTCGTTTCTGGTCGAGGATTTTCAGCCTGACCGGATCGAGATCGAACTTGATGCGGGCGACGCTGTCGTGAGCCCGGAGGCTCCTGCCGAAATTGCCGTCACCGGCCGTTACCTCTACGGCGCGCCGGCAGGCGGTTTGGCCACGTCAGGCGAGATCGTGCTGAGCCGTACCCGCACGCTTGCGGCCTATCCGGGCTATGAGTTCGGGCTTGCAGACGAGGAATTCGAAAATTCGCGCATTCAACTCGACACGCTGTCGCCGCTTGATGAGGCGGGCAAGGCACTTGTCGACATCGATCTGGGGCAATTGCCGGTCACAACGCAGTTTTTGAAGGCAGATGTGACCATCCGCGCGGCTGAAGGCGGTGGCCGGGCTGTGGAACGCACAGTCGAACTCAAGGTTGCGAGCGACGGCCCGCGGATCGGCATCAATCCGCAATTTGATGACGGACAGGTGGCGGAAAACAGCGAGGCGGCCTTCCGGCTGATCGCCATTGACGCCGAAGGCGGGCGCATTGCCATGCCCGGCGCGACATGGTCGCTCGTCCGCATCGAGCGGAATTACCAGTGGTACCGTCAGGGCAATTCGTGGAACTACGAAGTGGTGGATTTCACCACCGAAGTCGCCGATGGCACCATCGACATTGCGGCGGATGCCGCGGCGAGCGTTGCTGCCAATGTCGACTGGGGCCGCTACCGGCTCGACGTCGCCAGCGCGGAAGGCACCGAAGCCAGCGTGTTGTTTGATGCCGGTTGGCATGTCGAAGCCAAGTCCACCGAAACACCCGACGGCCTCGAGATTGCACTCGACAAGGACCGCTACAGCGTTGGCGAAACCGCCCAATTGCGGATTTCACCGCGCTTTGCCGGCCAGGCATTGGTCACTGTCGGCTCGGAACGGCTGATTGCGACAGTTACCGCAACTGTGGGCGAAGATGGCGCCACCATCGCTTTGCCGGTCACCGAGGACTGGGGCGCGGGCGCCTATGTGACCGCGACACTCTACCGGCCCGGCGACGCAGAATCGCGCCTGCCGATGCGCGCCATCGGGGTCAAATGGCTCAGTGTCGATCCGGCGGACCGGCAACTGGCGGTCTCCCTGGACCTGCCGGAACAGACCAAACCGCGCACGCCATTCACGGTTCCGGTCACGCTCGCCGGTCTTCAGGCCGGTGACACGGCTTTTGTCACGGTCTCGGCCGTCGATGTCGGCATTTTGAATCTGACCCGGCATCAGGTTGCCGACCCAGAAGACTGGTATTTTGGCCAGCGCGCGCTGGGACTCGAGATCCGCGACCTCTATGGCCGCCTGATCGACGGCTCCGCCGGCGTGACCGGCCGCATCCGCTCGGGCGGTGACGGACCGATGATGCGTTCGGAAGGCAGTCCGTCGCGCGAAAAGCTGGTGGCGTTCTTCGAAGGACCGGTCGAGGTCGACGCCGATGGCAATGCCAGCGTGACATTCGACATGCCGCAATTCAACGGCACCGTGCGGGTCAATGTGGTGGCCTGGAGCAGCCGTGGCGTCGGGCATGCCACCAGGGACGTGATTGTCCGCGATCCGGTGGTCATCACCGCCAGCCTGCCGCAGTTCCTGGCGCCGGGTGACCGGTCGCAGATCTTGGTCGAACTGGCCAACACCGACGGTCCTGCCGGCAATTACGGGCTCGAGCTGTTCACGACTTCCGGACGGGTCAGCAGTGGCGATGGAATGCGTCAGACTTTCACACTGGAAAGCGGCGCCCGCAGCAGCCTGATCATGCCGCTCGACGGGCTGGCAAGCGGATCGGACACCATCACGATTGCGCTGAACGGACCCGACGGGTTGTCGCTTGACCGCGAAGAGATCGTTCTGGTCCGGCCGGCGGCCATGCCGTTGACCACCAAACGGGTGATCAGCCTTGCCGGCAATGGCGGAACGCTGCGGATCGATGGCGAATTGCTGGCCGACAGTCTGCTCGACGGCGCTTCCGTGACCGTTGGCGTCACCCGCAACGCAGCCTTCGACGTGGCGTCGCTGTTGATGGCGCTTGACCGCTATCCCTATGGCTGCGCCGAGCAGACCACCAGCCGGGCCTTGCCGCTGTTGTATCTGAGCGATCTTGGCGGAATTGGCGGCGGTGACGATGCCGATGCCATCCGCAAGCGGATTGACGGCGCGATCACCCGGCTTGTGGCCTATCAGTCGGCCTCGGGCAGTTTCGGTCTCTGGGGGCCGGGCTCGGGCGATCTGTGGCTTGACGCCTATGTCACCGACTTCCTGACCCGCGCCACCGAGAAGGGCTTTTCGGTTCCGCCGGTGGCGAGCCGTCTGGCACTCGACAATCTGCAAAACACGCTGGCCTACACCACCAATGTCGGCGCAGACGGCAGTTCCATTGCCTATGCGCTCTATGTGCTGGCGCGCAACCGCAAGGCCGCCGTCACCGATCTGCGCTATTACTCCGATGCCCAGATCGATGAATTCGCCCAGCCGCTGGCCCGCGCCCAGATCGGCGCTGCGCTGTCGCTCTATGGCGATCCGCAGCGCGCAGAGCAAAGCTTCCGCTCGGCCTTTGCCCATGCCCGGTCGACGGCCACCCTGGTCGGCGGACGCAATGATTATGGCTCGGCGCTGCGTGACGGTGCGGCGATGCTGGCGCTGGCGGCGGAATCCACACCCACGCCGGGCGTGGTGCCGGAGCTGATCCGCTTTGTCAGCGATGCCAAATCGGTGCGGACATCGACCTCCACCCAGGAAGACGCCTGGATGGTTCTGGCGGCCCGCGCCATTGCCGAAGGCAACCGGTCGATATCGGTCAATGTCAACGGCCGGGTTTACGCCGGCGCCTATGAGAGCCGGATGAGCGGCGAGGAGATCGGCGCCAATCCCCTGACCATTGTCAATCAGGGGCCTGATCCGGTCGATGCGGTGGTGACCACCATCGCGGCCCCGGCACAGCCCTTAAGCGCCGGAGGCAACGGCTTTTCGATCAACCGCAGCTATTACACGCTGGACGGCCAACCGGCGACGATCTCCTCGGTCAGTCAGAACCAGCGCTTCCTGGTGGTGCTGCAGATGCGCGAGATAAATGCCTGGCCATCACGGGTGATCGTCACCGATCTGCTGCCGGCCGGATTTGCCATCGACAATCCGCGTCTTGTCGGCAGCGCCGAGCTCGGCAACTTCCCCTGGCTGGGTGAGACATCGGCAAGCCATGCGGAATTCCGCACCGACCGTTTCATGGCAGCCTTCGACCGGACCGGATCTTCCGACCGTGACTTTACCGCAGCTTACGTGGTGCGGGCCACAACGCCCGGCATCTATGCGCAGCCGGCAGCGGTGGTCGAGGACATGTACCGTCCCGAGCTGGCCGCCCGCACCGCCACCGGCATTCTGGAGGTGCTTGGTCAGCCATGAGCAGGTTGCGCCGCCTCGGCCCCTGGCGGCTCGTCGCAGCCGCTGGCCTGACCTTGGCCGTGGTCAGCGGATTGACGCTGTTTGCCCTTGACCAGGCTGACCACGCCTATCCGCCGCCGCTCGAGGTTGCCGGGCAATTGTCGCGCGAGGTGCTCGACCGCGACGAGGATCTGCTGCGCGCCTATACCTCGGACAACGGCATCTGGCGCCTGCCGGTGGCGCTCGATCAGGTCGATCCCGACTATATCAGAATGCTGATTGCCTATGAGGATCGCCGCTTCCGCAGCCATCGGGGCGTCGATCCGGTGGCGCTGGGGCGCGCCGCGCTGCAATTGGTCAGCAATGGCCGCATTGTTTCGGGCGGCTCGACCATCACCATGCAACTGGCGCGGCTGATCGAGCCGCGGGCCGAGCGCTCGCTTCAGGCCAAGCTCAGGCAGATGGTCCGGGCGCTGCAGATCGAGCGGCGGATGAGCAAGGACGAGATCCTCGCTCTCTATCTGACGCTGGCGCCCTATGGCGGCAACCTCGAAGGCGTGCGGGCTGCAAGCCTCGCCTGGTTCGGCCGCGAGCCGAAAAACTCACTCTGGCGCAATCGGCGCTGCTCGTGGCGCTGCCGCAGTCGCCCGAATCGCGGCGGCCGGACCGGCAGCACGAGCAGGCAAGGCTGGCGCGCGACCGGGTGCTCGCCCGCATGCGCCATGCGGGCCTGATTCCCGCCAGTGAAATCGACCGGGCGTCAGCGGCAATGGTCCCGTCACGACGGCTGGCGATGCCGGATCTGGCAGCGCACACCGCCGATCTGGCTCTGCGCACACAACCCGATGCGCGCATGATCCGGCTCACCCTCGATGCAGGCATCCAGAGCCGGCTCGAGCAATTGGCAACAGAATCGGCGGCCCGGCTTGGGCCAAAGCAGTCGCTGGCCATGGTGCTGGCTGACGGCAGAACCGGCGAGGTGCTGGCCTCGATCGGATCGACCGGCCATCTTGATGCGGCTCGATCCGGCGGCATCGACATGACCCGCGCGGTCAGATCTCCCGGATCCACGCTCAAGCCCTTCATCTATGGCCTTGCCTTCGAGGATGCGATGATTGCGCCCGAAACCATGATCGACGACACGCCGGCGGATTTTGCCGGCTATCGGCCGCGCAATTTCGACCGCGACTATATGGGCGAGGTCAGTATCCGCCAGGCGCTGCAGTTCTCGCTCAACGTGCCGGCGGTGCGGCTTCTCGAGGCTGTCGGACCGCAACGGCTGCTGGCGAGGTTCAGGCGCGGCGGCACCGAGCTGCAATTGCCGCCCGGTGGCGCGCCGGGGCTGGCGATCGGTCTTGGTGGGGCAGGGGTGAGCCTGCGTGATCTGGTTCAGCTTTACACGGCCTTCGTCAACAACGGCACTGCGCGGCTGTTGCGTGACGGCTCCGAAATCGCGCTCGAGACCGCGTTCGAGCATCCGGTGATCGAGCCGCAGGCTGCCTGGCGCGTCTCCGACATATTGGCGGGAGTAGCAGCCCCGCAGGGCGCGCCGCGCATCGCCATCGCCTACAAGACCGGCACCTCCTACGGCTATCGTGACGCCTGGGCGGTGGGATATGACGGCCGCTACGTGCTCGGCGTCTGGGTCGGGCGCGCCGATGCGTCACCGGTTCCCGGCCTGTCGGGCATAGCCAGTGCTGCGCCGCTGCTGTTCGAGGCCTTTGCCCGCAGCGGGCGTGATCCGGTCCGGTTCCCCGCCGCCCCTGCCGGATTGATCGCCCGGACCCATGCCGAATTGCCGTTTGCGCTGAAAAAATACAAGGCGCGGGATCAGGCTGTCAGCTCGGTTGCTGACGGATCGCTGCCGCCGCGCATCGTCTATCCGCCGCAGGGTGCGCGTGTGGCGCTGGGATCGACCAGTGCCGGTGCCATGAGACCCCTGGTGATCAAGCTGCAGGGCGGCGCGGCCCCCTACAGGTTGATTGCCAATGGCGCGCCCCTGCCGAAGCCGACGCGCCGGCGCGTGCTTAACTGGTTGCCCGACAGCGCCGGCGCCTCGACACTGACGGTGATGGATGCCGAGGGACGCGCCGCCAGCGTCAGCGTGTTCATTGATCCGCAGTGAACTCGCCGACCGGTTCGGGCGCCGCATTCATGGCGGCAAGCACCAGATCGCGCAAACGCGCCGCCACCGCGCTGATGATCACATTGCGGCGTGAAATCAGGAAATAGGGGCTGACCAGGATCCTGTTTTCCGGGTTCACCGTGCTCAGGCCACCTGCCACATGATGCGCGACGAACAGATCGGCCACCTGGCGCGGAATTGGTGCCACCGCGTCCGATGAGGCCAGATAGGCGATCATCACCAGCATCGAGGTGGTGTTGACCATGTCGCCCGGCAGTTCCACCCCGGCTTCGACAAACACCGCCTCCACCGCCTGGCGCAAGGGTGTGTGCGGTGCCTGGATCACCCATTCATAGGCGGCAATCCGTTCAAGCGGCGCTGAAGCCGCACCAGCCAGCGGATGGTCCGCGCGCATCATGAAGCAGATGTCCTCATGGCGGCCGCGGCGCACATCGAGCAGGCGCTTGTCGTAGTTCGGCGGAATCCGTGACAGCACGAAATCATACTCGCCGCGAAACAGACCCTCGACCAGCACGTCGCTGGGGGCGACATCGACATGGATGTCGGCGCCGGTGGCGGTCTTTTTCAGCTCTTGAATCGCGGGCACGACGAAGGCCACCGATCCGTCGGTGACGGAACCGACCCGCGTGGTCCCGGCCAGGCCCTTGCTGACCGACGAGATCTCGCGCAGCGTCTGATCCAGCCCGTTGAGCAGATTGTGGCCGTTGCGGACCAGTGTCTCGCCCACTGGCGTCGGCGTCATGCCCTTGGGATGGCGCAGGAAGATCGCCCCGCCGACAATCCGTTCGATGCTCGAGAGCATCCGCGATGCGGCGGGCTGGGACATGGCAAGCTGTTCGGCGGCAAGGCCCAGCTGCCCGGTCTCGTGGATTGCCTGGATCAGCCGAAAATCCTTGAGCTGCAGACTGCGTGAGGTAATGAC
This window harbors:
- a CDS encoding ArsR/SmtB family transcription factor, which gives rise to MTLPHIKTGMAPEELSVLMVQARKASDLLKSLSHETRLMILCILAEGEKSVSELEEILAMPQAAVSQQLARLRLDGLVNTRREGRMIYYSILNHEVSSVIGTLYTLFCAPVRDDAETTEKKAG
- a CDS encoding alpha-2-macroglobulin family protein, whose translation is MSAIHRIVPLIIALLLPVPAMAQEGSRRIETTPNADYFGFDLRTVQGIVLKECETICLGDSQCKAFTYNVNAGWCFLKSDYDTLNPFTGAVAGRVVSDAAEPDLGAAPDLAFVPASLLDAARTYRERIIARDGASRRDPVTLLRLAEASIAAGDMEGAVRNYAVAVAADPERSPAWTELSRAASSYAPQDAQLTRSLRSVAVSAAINGYWTSRTVSTRADALAALGEALEGVQNWRPAISAYLASLELREVPALRSTYADLRNRYGFRVVDNTVDADSETPRVCVQFSENLVKGEDYSRFVALNGASDIAIETDDRQICVNGLEHGQRYRLVLRQGLPSAVDEVLEAPVELSLYVRDRAPAARFTGSNFVLPAKSRLGIPLVTINAPSADLKLFRVGDRALSRIISSSDFLNQLDSYSIDNILQDVGSAVWEGAVDVDSVPNREVITSIPVDTLLSEREPGVYVLTAVPLGDKSENWDARATQWFVISDIGVTTFAGDDGLSVFLRSLDSAEPLGEVKLTLLARNNEVLGEAVTDADGRATFQPGLIRGQSGLAPAALLAKGPDGDFVFLDLTRGGFDLSDRGVAGRASPGGVDVMAWTERGIYRAGETVHLAALAGDGTTEALADLPLTIIVQRPDGVEDRRVISDGAALGGHAVAIDLPDNAMQGGWRAALHTDPKRPAIAEVSFLVEDFQPDRIEIELDAGDAVVSPEAPAEIAVTGRYLYGAPAGGLATSGEIVLSRTRTLAAYPGYEFGLADEEFENSRIQLDTLSPLDEAGKALVDIDLGQLPVTTQFLKADVTIRAAEGGGRAVERTVELKVASDGPRIGINPQFDDGQVAENSEAAFRLIAIDAEGGRIAMPGATWSLVRIERNYQWYRQGNSWNYEVVDFTTEVADGTIDIAADAAASVAANVDWGRYRLDVASAEGTEASVLFDAGWHVEAKSTETPDGLEIALDKDRYSVGETAQLRISPRFAGQALVTVGSERLIATVTATVGEDGATIALPVTEDWGAGAYVTATLYRPGDAESRLPMRAIGVKWLSVDPADRQLAVSLDLPEQTKPRTPFTVPVTLAGLQAGDTAFVTVSAVDVGILNLTRHQVADPEDWYFGQRALGLEIRDLYGRLIDGSAGVTGRIRSGGDGPMMRSEGSPSREKLVAFFEGPVEVDADGNASVTFDMPQFNGTVRVNVVAWSSRGVGHATRDVIVRDPVVITASLPQFLAPGDRSQILVELANTDGPAGNYGLELFTTSGRVSSGDGMRQTFTLESGARSSLIMPLDGLASGSDTITIALNGPDGLSLDREEIVLVRPAAMPLTTKRVISLAGNGGTLRIDGELLADSLLDGASVTVGVTRNAAFDVASLLMALDRYPYGCAEQTTSRALPLLYLSDLGGIGGGDDADAIRKRIDGAITRLVAYQSASGSFGLWGPGSGDLWLDAYVTDFLTRATEKGFSVPPVASRLALDNLQNTLAYTTNVGADGSSIAYALYVLARNRKAAVTDLRYYSDAQIDEFAQPLARAQIGAALSLYGDPQRAEQSFRSAFAHARSTATLVGGRNDYGSALRDGAAMLALAAESTPTPGVVPELIRFVSDAKSVRTSTSTQEDAWMVLAARAIAEGNRSISVNVNGRVYAGAYESRMSGEEIGANPLTIVNQGPDPVDAVVTTIAAPAQPLSAGGNGFSINRSYYTLDGQPATISSVSQNQRFLVVLQMREINAWPSRVIVTDLLPAGFAIDNPRLVGSAELGNFPWLGETSASHAEFRTDRFMAAFDRTGSSDRDFTAAYVVRATTPGIYAQPAAVVEDMYRPELAARTATGILEVLGQP
- a CDS encoding LysR family transcriptional regulator gives rise to the protein MVITSRSLQLKDFRLIQAIHETGQLGLAAEQLAMSQPAASRMLSSIERIVGGAIFLRHPKGMTPTPVGETLVRNGHNLLNGLDQTLREISSVSKGLAGTTRVGSVTDGSVAFVVPAIQELKKTATGADIHVDVAPSDVLVEGLFRGEYDFVLSRIPPNYDKRLLDVRRGRHEDICFMMRADHPLAGAASAPLERIAAYEWVIQAPHTPLRQAVEAVFVEAGVELPGDMVNTTSMLVMIAYLASSDAVAPIPRQVADLFVAHHVAGGLSTVNPENRILVSPYFLISRRNVIISAVAARLRDLVLAAMNAAPEPVGEFTADQ